TTGACTCCTTGACGAACCCACCCTTCATCAGCGCATCGCGGCCGACAGCATTGATAATGCGAAACCGATCGGGGCCAAGTTGGACTCCGCCGTACCATCGTGTGACCACCACGACCACATCCCATACGTCCATCAGCTGCATGAGATGAAGCAATCGGCCCCCGGCGGCTGTCTCCCCATCATCGTCGCAATCCTGTACAATCATCTCCGCGGACTCGCCCTTTCCATTTGATGGTTTTTGTTGCCTAATGCGCCAAGCGCTGATATTATGCGTTGCAGCTGCCACCTTCTTCTCTGTCGCCAGAAGATAATCTAAATAAGCCTGAGCCTGCTCGAGACTAGTAACATGCGCTGCGCGCCCAACAAAGACGGACTTTTTCTCCGTCACCACATCCGACAAGATCCAGTCAGGTGGATTGTCCAGTCCAAAAGACTCTTTCAACGACAAGCTGGCAATATCCTCAGCCTTCAGGTCCGGGGTgtccctctcttcctcttgctcttTGTTATTCTCGTTGTTGCTGCTTCCCCCGATCTTCAACTCCCGGAAAGCCTCCACCGCCTCATTAATCACGTCGAACAAGCAAACAGCCCCAGGCTGGTACGTTCTCCCTAGTATATCCTCCAAAACGTCGACAGCGATTTTACCCTCCCCGCGCGACGCCGTAGATGCGGTCCCGAGGACCTTAGGCGGTGTGTCAGGGTATGAGGCATCGAACCCAAGTATAAACGATAGATGCGAATGTTCAGGGATCTGTAGCTTCACTGTCGCGGCCAGCGGACCCGTTGAGCCAGAATTGCCCAAATCGAGCGTAGAGCTGACTGTAGACGACGAAGCCGCAGTGCTGTTGATCGTAACAGTATCGGGCTCGTAAATGGCATTGATCGCTTCTATTTCTTCGGCCAGTTCATTGTTGCCGAGGGACTCGAGTTGGGCCGACATCTTTGGACATTAAGTGTGGTGCAGTGTAGACTGCGACTTCAGTTTGTCCAGGAGATTAGTTCCCCGCCGAT
The sequence above is a segment of the Aspergillus flavus chromosome 4, complete sequence genome. Coding sequences within it:
- a CDS encoding impact family protein, with amino-acid sequence MSAQLESLGNNELAEEIEAINAIYEPDTVTINSTAASSSTVSSTLDLGNSGSTGPLAATVKLQIPEHSHLSFILGFDASYPDTPPKVLGTASTASRGEGKIAVDVLEDILGRTYQPGAVCLFDVINEAVEAFRELKIGGSSNNENNKEQEEERDTPDLKAEDIASLSLKESFGLDNPPDWILSDVVTEKKSVFVGRAAHVTSLEQAQAYLDYLLATEKKVAAATHNISAWRIRQQKPSNGKGESAEMIVQDCDDDGETAAGGRLLHLMQLMDVWDVVVVVTRWYGGVQLGPDRFRIINAVGRDALMKGGFVKESTPGGNEKGRKKGKK